The following are from one region of the Gossypium hirsutum isolate 1008001.06 chromosome D03, Gossypium_hirsutum_v2.1, whole genome shotgun sequence genome:
- the LOC107950487 gene encoding dof zinc finger protein DOF5.7, which produces MMSLDNPPAKPGGGGSKEETQKGGSRKTSSTRTQDQPLKCPRCDSPNTKFCYYNNYSLTQPRHFCKTCRRYWTKGGALRNVPIGGGCRKNKKMKSSSRLSSGDPKGSTSEMGGGLKFFHDISPAMDFQLGGLSFQSPATGIYNQFASFGDGNNNSSVGSPLMGFSNYPQPFPSVTTNLTGAIPDMGSSLNVNSNLASSIESLSSINQDLHWKLQQQRLATMLFDGGEQNQAQQQKPLPILFQNLEVSKPENVSTMENPRKSNETAKEWFFGNSYATPTTSSNGNDNNNTSNWNGVQVQPWNDLNQYTTLP; this is translated from the coding sequence ATGATGTCTCTTGATAATCCTCCTGCAAAACCAGGTGGTGGTGGTTCTAAAGAAGAAACTCAAAAAGGTGGCAGCCGGAAAACAAGTTCAACAAGGACACAAGATCAACCCCTAAAGTGTCCAAGATGTGATTCACCCAACACCAAGTTCTGTTACTACAACAATTACAGCCTCACTCAGCCTAGGCATTTCTGCAAGACTTGCCGGAGGTACTGGACTAAAGGTGGGGCTCTTCGTAACGTGCCGATCGGCGGCGGTTGCCGTAAGAACAAGAAGATGAAGTCATCTTCAAGACTGTCATCAGGTGACCCTAAAGGCTCTACTTCAGAAATGGGTGGTGGATTGAAGTTCTTTCATGATATATCACCAGCTATGGATTTTCAGCTCGGTGGGTTGTCGTTTCAATCACCAGCAACTGGTATTTATAACCAGTTTGCTTCATTTGGAGATGGCAACAATAACAGCTCGGTGGGTTCTCCATTGATGGGGTTTAGTAATTATCCACAACCATTTCCTTCGGTTACTACTAACCTTACTGGTGCAATTCCAGACATGGGTTCTTCATTGAATGTTAATAGCAACCTTGCTTCTTCAATTGAGTCTTTAAGTTCCATAAACCAAGATTTACACTGGAAGTTGCAGCAACAAAGGTTGGCTACTATGCTCTTTGATGGCGGAGAGCAAAACCAAGCACAACAACAAAAGCCATTGCCTATTTTGTTTCAAAACCTAGAGGTTTCAAAACCTGAAAACGTTTCAACAATGGAGAATCCAAGGAAAAGCAATGAAACTGCAAAGGAATGGTTCTTTGGGAATTCATATGCAACTCCAACCACTAGCAGCAATGGCAATGATAATAACAATACAAGCAACTGGAATGGTGTTCAAGTTCAACCATGGAATGATTTGAATCAGTACACTACGTTGCCCTAA